A region of Paenimyroides aestuarii DNA encodes the following proteins:
- a CDS encoding YfhO family protein, which yields MKNFKNYVPHILAILGFVVVALAYFYPVLSGKQIMQSDIVQYTGMAKELNDFRQTNNEETYWVNNAFGGMPTYQLGAKYPHNYIKELDYVIRFLPRPADYVFLYFIGFYILLLTYKVKPLKAFIGALLFGFSTYLIVILGAGHNAKAHAIAYMPLVLAGVHLVFRKKYLLGGILTMIAAALEISANHFQMTYYLLLFLVIVSIYYSVYYIKQKEVSSLLKMFGIFAVAGILAIGLNATNLMATSEYAKFSTRSDSELTIAPDGSPKASTNAMTHEYITEYSYGNFETFNLLVPRIMGGGNGEKIGTQSETYQFVFNFLQSQGYDPAPAQQFADQAPTYWGEQPIVAAPAYIGAVVLFLALLCFFVDDRKAKYYLGTGAAVSIALSWGHNFFLTDFLIDTLPLYNKFRAITSIQVIAELCFPVLAILGLQAFFKASKEKQFKALKMSGIVFAALLVVLFVLKGTLGFEGTNDSYYAQVFQQAGSDFLAALINDRKAMYSKDLLRTFIFIALAFGALLAFNKEKLTAKVTVIIVGFLGVIDLISIDTNYVNKDNFVAKYMVEKPFQQTPADQHILKDTTHFRVFEQQGGFSSARSSYFHHSLGGYHAAKPKKIQDLFDYQIAQQNIQVLNMLNVKYVINKNEEGADIALENPDANGNAWFVKNIQKVANADEMMTAMKSFQSKETALVYDAVQVSKTNFEVDSLAQIQLVRYQPNKLVYKSQNKADGFAVFSEVYYPKGWNISIDGKPTEMLEVNYTLRGLYVPAGNHEITFAFEPEVVQKGGIVSLITSIIALLIVIAGVFYIWKSAPKKEENPN from the coding sequence ATGAAAAATTTTAAAAACTATGTACCTCATATTTTAGCAATATTGGGTTTTGTAGTTGTGGCTTTGGCATACTTTTATCCGGTACTTTCGGGCAAGCAAATCATGCAATCCGATATTGTGCAATACACCGGAATGGCTAAAGAATTAAACGATTTTCGACAAACAAATAACGAAGAAACTTATTGGGTAAACAATGCTTTTGGCGGTATGCCCACTTATCAATTAGGCGCAAAATATCCACATAATTACATAAAAGAATTAGATTATGTGATTCGTTTTCTTCCGCGTCCTGCCGATTACGTTTTCTTATATTTCATAGGATTTTATATACTGCTTTTAACCTACAAAGTAAAACCTTTAAAGGCTTTTATTGGCGCATTATTGTTTGGTTTTTCCACCTATTTAATTGTGATTTTAGGAGCCGGACACAATGCCAAAGCTCACGCAATTGCTTATATGCCGTTGGTTTTAGCTGGTGTGCATCTGGTTTTTAGGAAAAAATATCTTTTGGGAGGAATTCTTACAATGATTGCTGCTGCGCTGGAAATTTCGGCTAATCACTTCCAAATGACATATTATCTATTGCTATTTTTAGTGATTGTATCCATTTATTATTCCGTATATTATATCAAACAGAAAGAAGTTTCTTCTCTACTAAAAATGTTTGGAATATTTGCTGTTGCTGGAATTTTAGCAATTGGTTTGAATGCAACCAATTTAATGGCTACATCAGAATATGCAAAATTCAGTACCAGAAGCGATAGCGAATTAACAATAGCTCCAGATGGTTCACCGAAAGCATCAACCAACGCAATGACCCATGAGTACATCACAGAGTATAGTTACGGTAATTTTGAAACCTTTAATTTACTCGTTCCCCGAATTATGGGCGGTGGTAATGGCGAAAAAATTGGTACACAATCAGAAACCTATCAATTTGTATTTAATTTTTTACAATCGCAAGGATACGATCCAGCTCCGGCACAACAATTTGCCGACCAAGCACCTACCTATTGGGGCGAACAGCCAATTGTAGCTGCACCAGCATATATTGGAGCTGTGGTGTTGTTTTTAGCGCTCTTGTGTTTTTTTGTAGATGATAGAAAAGCAAAATATTACTTGGGTACGGGGGCTGCTGTTTCCATTGCTTTATCTTGGGGACACAACTTCTTTTTAACCGATTTTTTGATTGATACGTTGCCGCTTTACAATAAATTCCGTGCCATAACATCCATTCAAGTAATCGCTGAATTATGTTTTCCGGTGTTGGCAATTTTAGGTTTACAGGCATTTTTTAAAGCATCTAAAGAAAAACAGTTTAAAGCCCTAAAAATGTCGGGAATTGTTTTTGCAGCACTTCTTGTTGTACTATTTGTTTTAAAAGGAACTTTAGGCTTTGAAGGGACAAACGATTCGTATTATGCGCAAGTTTTTCAACAAGCCGGGTCTGATTTTCTGGCTGCTTTAATCAATGACCGCAAGGCAATGTATTCAAAAGATTTATTGCGAACTTTTATCTTTATAGCTTTGGCTTTCGGAGCATTATTAGCATTCAATAAAGAAAAGTTAACTGCAAAAGTTACCGTAATTATCGTTGGTTTTTTAGGTGTGATTGATTTAATTTCCATTGATACCAACTATGTAAACAAAGATAACTTTGTAGCAAAATACATGGTAGAAAAGCCTTTTCAGCAAACACCAGCAGATCAGCATATTTTAAAAGATACTACACATTTTAGGGTTTTTGAACAACAAGGCGGTTTTAGTAGCGCGCGAAGCTCCTATTTTCATCATTCTTTAGGTGGATACCATGCGGCAAAACCTAAGAAAATTCAAGATTTGTTTGACTATCAAATTGCACAGCAAAACATTCAAGTTTTAAACATGTTGAATGTAAAATATGTGATTAATAAAAACGAAGAAGGAGCTGATATTGCCTTAGAAAATCCGGATGCAAACGGAAATGCTTGGTTTGTTAAAAACATTCAAAAAGTAGCAAATGCAGATGAAATGATGACAGCAATGAAATCGTTTCAATCAAAAGAAACAGCGTTGGTGTATGATGCAGTGCAAGTATCGAAAACAAATTTTGAGGTAGATAGTTTGGCACAAATACAATTAGTGCGTTATCAACCTAATAAATTAGTATATAAATCGCAGAACAAAGCAGATGGTTTTGCGGTATTCTCTGAAGTTTACTATCCAAAAGGATGGAATATTTCAATCGATGGAAAACCTACGGAAATGCTGGAAGTGAATTACACCTTACGCGGATTATATGTTCCTGCTGGAAATCATGAAATTACATTTGCTTTTGAACCAGAAGTGGTGCAAAAAGGAGGAATTGTATCATTAATAACCTCGATCATAGCATTATTAATTGTAATTGCTGGTGTTTTTTACATATGGAAATCTGCTCCGAAAAAAGAAGAAAACCCGAATTAA
- a CDS encoding DUF4834 family protein, with the protein MDQASFQSFIKTVLIIVLVYYLFKFTFKLLAPYLLNKAVNKVSENFQKQQQAYQNQHNQQTQKPDFESELKQNKIPKEKKKVGEYIDFEEVE; encoded by the coding sequence ATGGACCAAGCGTCTTTTCAAAGTTTCATAAAAACCGTTTTAATTATTGTATTGGTTTACTATCTGTTTAAGTTTACCTTTAAGTTGCTAGCACCCTATTTATTGAACAAAGCGGTTAATAAAGTTTCTGAAAACTTTCAAAAACAACAGCAAGCCTATCAAAATCAACATAATCAACAAACACAAAAACCTGATTTTGAAAGTGAATTAAAACAGAATAAAATTCCGAAAGAAAAAAAGAAAGTTGGTGAATATATCGACTTTGAAGAAGTAGAATAA
- a CDS encoding rhodanese-like domain-containing protein, with amino-acid sequence MKKVILVLSILLSGLSVHAQNIEMDQLMKLTEKAPILIDVRSTEEYKEGTIPGAMNLNIHEEEFTRTVRHFPKDRELIVFCQSGERSAEAYELLKSFGFEKVSQLNGGYEHWKKRAEDRSEK; translated from the coding sequence ATGAAAAAAGTCATTTTAGTTTTAAGCATTCTTTTAAGTGGATTATCGGTTCATGCACAAAATATCGAAATGGATCAATTAATGAAACTCACAGAAAAAGCGCCAATTTTAATTGATGTGAGATCCACTGAAGAATACAAAGAAGGTACAATACCCGGCGCAATGAATTTGAATATTCATGAAGAAGAATTTACAAGAACCGTACGTCATTTTCCGAAAGATAGAGAGCTAATTGTTTTTTGCCAGTCTGGAGAAAGAAGTGCTGAAGCTTATGAACTATTAAAATCGTTTGGTTTTGAGAAAGTTTCACAGTTGAATGGTGGTTACGAGCATTGGAAAAAGCGTGCGGAAGATCGTTCTGAAAAATAA
- the hemN gene encoding oxygen-independent coproporphyrinogen III oxidase: MNSLINKYNVPGPRYTSYPTVPFWNQDYFSSNKWIDRLQQNFDLTNNIEGISLYIHLPYCESLCTFCGCHKHITKQHKVEQPYIDAVLKEWNLYLNLFGSKPIIKKLHLGGGTPTFFSSTELKRLVDGIFQKSVKHKHLEMSFEGHPNNTSETHLQVLFDLGFKRVSFGVQDYDEKVQKAINRNQAFNQVSAVSLKAREIGYQSITHDIIYGLPFQTIESIKDTIYKTAQIMPDRISFYSYAHVPWMKGNGQRGFKDHDLPKNEYKRQLYEEGRALLQQFGYYEIGMDHFAKATDDLYKSSKNKQLHRNFMGYTPSKTTVLIGLGASAISDCGNAFAQNEKQIPLYLASIDRNEIPVFKGHVLSNDDLVLRHCITDIICRYSTDLTAVYAIIPKEELQNRLNEFLNDELITIENNQLTVTHLGKTFVRNICMAFDEYLIQSTPSTQLFSMTI, encoded by the coding sequence ATGAATAGCTTAATTAACAAATATAATGTTCCCGGCCCCCGATACACAAGTTATCCAACTGTTCCTTTTTGGAATCAAGATTATTTTTCAAGTAATAAATGGATCGATCGTTTGCAACAAAATTTTGATTTAACAAACAATATTGAAGGCATATCGTTATATATTCATCTACCATATTGTGAAAGTTTGTGCACTTTTTGTGGGTGTCATAAACACATTACAAAGCAACACAAAGTAGAGCAACCATATATCGATGCTGTTTTAAAAGAATGGAATTTGTATTTGAATCTGTTTGGAAGTAAGCCTATTATTAAAAAGTTGCATTTGGGTGGCGGTACGCCTACCTTTTTTAGTAGTACGGAATTAAAAAGATTGGTTGATGGAATTTTTCAAAAATCTGTAAAACATAAGCATTTAGAAATGAGTTTTGAAGGACATCCTAATAATACTTCAGAAACACATTTGCAGGTTTTGTTTGATTTAGGTTTTAAGCGAGTGAGTTTTGGTGTACAAGATTATGATGAAAAAGTGCAAAAAGCAATTAACAGAAACCAGGCTTTTAACCAAGTGAGTGCCGTTTCTTTGAAAGCCAGAGAAATCGGCTATCAATCTATAACTCATGATATTATTTATGGATTGCCGTTTCAAACAATTGAAAGCATAAAAGACACTATTTATAAAACAGCACAGATAATGCCCGATAGAATTTCCTTTTATTCCTATGCACACGTGCCATGGATGAAAGGAAATGGGCAACGGGGTTTTAAAGACCATGATCTTCCAAAAAACGAATATAAACGACAGCTCTATGAAGAGGGAAGAGCGTTATTGCAGCAATTTGGTTATTACGAAATAGGGATGGATCATTTTGCAAAAGCAACAGACGATTTGTATAAATCATCTAAGAATAAGCAATTGCACAGAAATTTTATGGGATACACACCTTCTAAAACAACAGTTTTGATTGGTTTGGGAGCATCGGCAATCAGCGATTGTGGAAATGCTTTTGCACAAAACGAAAAACAAATTCCTTTGTATTTAGCATCTATCGATAGAAATGAAATTCCTGTTTTTAAAGGGCATGTTTTATCAAATGATGATTTAGTTTTGCGCCATTGTATCACAGATATCATTTGCCGATACAGTACCGATTTAACGGCTGTTTATGCAATAATTCCTAAAGAGGAATTGCAAAATCGTTTGAATGAATTTTTAAACGATGAATTGATTACAATTGAAAACAATCAATTAACAGTTACTCATTTGGGTAAAACTTTTGTGCGCAATATTTGTATGGCTTTTGATGAATATTTAATTCAAAGCACACCTTCAACCCAATTGTTTTCAATGACTATTTAA
- a CDS encoding NAD(P)-dependent oxidoreductase — protein sequence MKFGIIREGKTPPDKRVVFSPQELLTFKNTYPTATFKVESSPIRVFKDEEYEQLGFEITEDMADCDVLFGVKEVPIEKLISNKTYFFFSHTIKKQIYNQKLLKACLEKNIRLIDHETLVDNKGARLIGFGRYAGIVGAYNAFRAFGIKFDLFNLKKAEELKTQKDLIDRLNKVLLPPIKVVLTGKGKVGFGAKEILDGMKMKEVSVEKFLTKEFDEPVYVHIDVEDYYKKIDGTTGSFEDFKKNPLDYTSDFEKFSKVADIFIAGHFYKDGSPKILTKEMLNHANNAIKVVADISCDINGPIDCTLRASTIADPIYGYYPRENKEVAIDHPAAVVVMAVDNLPCELPKDASEGFGEIFLKEIIPAFFDNDKEGILERATICENGKLTERFSYLTDFVQ from the coding sequence ATGAAATTTGGAATAATACGCGAAGGAAAAACACCACCTGATAAAAGGGTAGTTTTTTCGCCGCAAGAATTATTAACTTTTAAAAATACCTATCCTACTGCAACTTTTAAAGTAGAATCTTCACCAATCAGAGTTTTCAAAGATGAAGAATACGAGCAATTAGGTTTTGAAATAACAGAAGACATGGCAGATTGCGATGTGCTTTTTGGCGTTAAAGAAGTGCCTATCGAAAAATTAATTTCTAACAAAACGTATTTCTTTTTCTCGCATACCATAAAAAAACAAATATACAATCAAAAGTTGCTTAAAGCTTGTTTAGAAAAAAACATTCGTTTAATTGACCATGAAACATTGGTAGATAATAAAGGAGCACGTTTAATTGGTTTTGGTAGATATGCCGGAATTGTTGGTGCTTACAATGCTTTTAGAGCTTTCGGAATAAAATTTGATTTGTTTAACCTAAAAAAAGCCGAAGAATTAAAGACTCAAAAAGATTTAATTGATCGTTTAAACAAAGTGCTTCTTCCTCCTATCAAAGTGGTTTTAACAGGAAAAGGCAAAGTAGGCTTTGGTGCGAAAGAAATTTTAGACGGAATGAAGATGAAAGAGGTTTCGGTTGAAAAATTCTTGACTAAAGAGTTTGATGAGCCTGTTTATGTACATATCGATGTGGAAGATTACTATAAAAAAATCGATGGAACAACTGGTTCATTTGAAGATTTCAAGAAAAATCCTTTGGATTACACCAGCGATTTTGAAAAATTTTCGAAAGTAGCCGATATTTTTATTGCCGGACATTTTTATAAAGATGGGTCGCCAAAAATATTAACAAAAGAAATGCTGAACCATGCAAATAATGCCATAAAAGTAGTTGCAGATATTTCTTGCGATATCAACGGACCAATTGATTGCACTTTGCGAGCTTCAACAATTGCCGATCCAATTTACGGATATTATCCGCGAGAAAACAAAGAAGTAGCAATTGATCATCCTGCGGCTGTGGTAGTAATGGCAGTTGATAATTTACCGTGCGAGTTGCCAAAAGATGCAAGCGAAGGCTTTGGAGAAATCTTTTTAAAAGAAATCATTCCTGCTTTTTTTGATAACGACAAGGAGGGTATATTGGAAAGAGCCACTATTTGCGAAAATGGAAAATTAACCGAACGATTTTCTTATCTGACTGATTTTGTACAATAA
- a CDS encoding DUF7935 family protein, with protein MIDLKVDWKESLLILLGLVVIVLLFYLFNRKAIAREKQTEAFLRERLQQQGNAVAPQEPARKATPQIVQAYERLIILMERIDLQKLVVRVAPISELKQDYASFLIQNIEQEYDFNISQQLYVSEEAWALIATAKQTIIQQILKTSLKEEVQDAQTLQQKLMQVRESNSVTDLAKNRLKQEFKDLV; from the coding sequence ATGATCGATTTAAAAGTAGATTGGAAAGAATCATTACTTATTTTACTAGGTTTAGTTGTAATTGTTCTGTTGTTTTATTTGTTTAACAGAAAGGCAATTGCGCGCGAAAAACAAACCGAAGCCTTTTTACGCGAACGTCTTCAGCAACAAGGAAATGCCGTTGCACCGCAAGAACCAGCCCGAAAAGCTACGCCACAAATTGTGCAGGCTTATGAGCGATTAATTATTTTGATGGAACGTATAGATTTACAAAAATTAGTGGTTCGAGTGGCACCTATTTCAGAGTTGAAGCAAGATTATGCCTCATTTCTAATTCAAAATATTGAACAAGAATATGATTTTAATATCTCGCAACAATTGTATGTTTCCGAAGAAGCATGGGCATTGATTGCTACCGCGAAACAAACCATTATTCAACAAATTTTAAAAACAAGTTTAAAAGAAGAGGTGCAAGATGCCCAAACATTACAACAGAAATTAATGCAAGTAAGGGAATCGAATTCGGTTACCGACTTGGCAAAAAACCGATTAAAGCAAGAATTTAAAGATTTGGTTTAA
- a CDS encoding ATP-dependent helicase has product MQQYIDQLNEAQRAPVLQKNGPMIIIAGAGSGKTRVLTLRIAYLMHLGVDAFNILALTFTNKAAKEMKERISKIVGSAEAKNLWMGTFHSVFARILRAEADKLGHPSNFTIYDSQDSQRLIGQIIKEMQLDKDIYKPNQVLSRISNYKNNMITVKAYFNNPELMEADAMAKKPRIGDIYQAYVERCFKAGAMDFDDLLLKTNELLIRFPEVLLKYQDRFRYILVDEYQDTNNSQYLIVKALADRFQNICVVGDDAQSIYAFRGANINNIFNFQKDFDNVQTYRLEQNYRSSKNIVEAANTVIDKNKTKLDKLVWTENPDGSKIKIHRSITDAEEGRFVASTIFEEKMTHQMQNGDFAILYRTNAQSRAMEDALRKKDIPYRIYGGLSFYQRKEIKDVLGYLRLIVNPKDEEALVRVINYPTRGIGNTTVEKLNIAANHYKRSIFEVMEHIDKIDLKLNAGTKSKISDFVTMIKNFQIINQNNDAYYLTDYVVKKTGLIQELKKDGTPEGITRLDNIEELLNGIKDFTEGQKEVDGARGSLAEFLEDVALASDLDNDKGDDDRVALMTIHLAKGLEFPTVFVVGMEEDLFPSAMSVNSRAELEEERRLFYVALTRAEHKAYLTYAQSRYRWGKLVDCDPSRFIQEIDPQYIEFLSAPETNYRYKSSINEDIFGDVDKSKLRLNKPVAGIPPKWVKENEDPKPNHDIRRLKDMSKISTSNASSNENSSLQEGQIIMHERFGKGKILNLEGAGADKKAEIHFEVGGIKKLLLRFAKLKPIG; this is encoded by the coding sequence ATGCAACAATATATCGATCAGTTAAACGAAGCACAGCGTGCTCCCGTACTGCAAAAAAATGGACCTATGATCATCATTGCGGGTGCAGGTTCGGGTAAAACACGTGTGTTAACGCTGCGAATTGCTTATTTAATGCACTTAGGTGTTGATGCTTTTAATATTTTGGCCCTTACTTTTACCAACAAGGCTGCCAAAGAAATGAAAGAGCGTATTTCTAAGATTGTGGGTTCGGCAGAAGCCAAAAATTTGTGGATGGGAACTTTTCACTCTGTTTTTGCCCGAATTTTGCGAGCCGAAGCAGACAAACTGGGACATCCTTCTAATTTCACCATCTATGATTCGCAAGATTCTCAGCGGTTAATTGGACAAATCATCAAAGAAATGCAGTTAGATAAGGATATTTACAAGCCCAATCAGGTGCTTAGCCGTATATCCAACTACAAAAACAATATGATTACAGTTAAGGCTTATTTCAACAATCCCGAACTGATGGAGGCCGATGCAATGGCAAAAAAACCACGAATTGGGGATATTTATCAAGCCTATGTGGAAAGATGTTTTAAAGCAGGTGCGATGGATTTTGACGATTTGTTGTTGAAAACCAATGAATTATTGATTCGTTTTCCAGAAGTGTTGTTAAAATATCAAGATCGCTTCAGGTATATTTTGGTTGATGAGTATCAGGATACCAATAACTCGCAATATTTAATCGTGAAAGCCCTGGCAGATCGTTTTCAAAATATTTGTGTGGTGGGCGATGATGCACAGTCTATATACGCATTTCGAGGGGCAAATATCAATAATATCTTCAATTTTCAGAAAGATTTTGATAACGTGCAAACCTATCGATTGGAACAAAATTATCGCTCCTCAAAAAATATTGTGGAAGCTGCAAACACCGTTATCGACAAAAATAAAACCAAATTAGATAAATTGGTATGGACCGAAAATCCCGATGGTTCCAAAATTAAAATTCATCGATCAATTACCGATGCAGAAGAAGGACGCTTTGTGGCATCAACCATTTTTGAAGAAAAAATGACCCATCAAATGCAGAATGGCGATTTTGCAATTTTGTATCGAACCAATGCCCAGTCGCGTGCAATGGAAGATGCGTTGCGAAAAAAAGATATTCCTTATAGAATTTACGGCGGTTTATCGTTTTATCAACGCAAAGAAATTAAAGATGTTTTAGGATATTTACGACTGATTGTAAATCCAAAAGACGAAGAAGCACTCGTGCGCGTGATAAATTATCCAACCCGCGGAATTGGAAACACTACGGTGGAAAAACTGAATATTGCTGCCAACCATTACAAAAGAAGTATTTTTGAAGTGATGGAGCATATCGATAAAATCGATTTAAAACTGAACGCCGGCACAAAAAGTAAAATAAGCGATTTTGTTACCATGATTAAGAACTTTCAAATCATTAATCAAAATAACGATGCGTATTATTTAACAGATTATGTGGTAAAAAAAACAGGATTGATCCAAGAATTGAAAAAAGACGGCACTCCTGAAGGTATTACCCGTTTAGACAATATTGAAGAACTTTTAAACGGTATTAAAGATTTCACTGAAGGACAAAAAGAAGTAGATGGTGCACGAGGAAGTTTGGCTGAATTTTTAGAAGATGTAGCCCTTGCAAGCGATTTGGATAATGACAAAGGCGATGACGACCGTGTGGCATTAATGACCATTCACTTGGCAAAAGGATTGGAATTTCCCACCGTTTTTGTAGTTGGTATGGAAGAAGATTTGTTCCCAAGTGCCATGAGCGTGAATTCTCGTGCCGAATTAGAAGAAGAACGCCGCTTGTTTTATGTGGCCTTAACACGTGCCGAGCACAAAGCATATTTAACGTATGCACAATCGCGTTACCGATGGGGAAAATTAGTAGATTGTGATCCGTCGCGCTTCATTCAAGAAATAGATCCGCAGTATATAGAATTTCTTTCTGCACCTGAAACCAACTACCGATACAAATCAAGTATCAATGAAGATATTTTTGGAGATGTAGATAAATCTAAATTGCGCTTAAACAAACCCGTGGCAGGCATTCCACCAAAATGGGTGAAAGAAAACGAAGACCCAAAACCCAATCATGACATCAGAAGATTGAAAGATATGAGTAAGATTTCAACTTCAAATGCTTCATCAAACGAAAATTCGTCGTTACAAGAAGGACAAATTATCATGCACGAACGTTTTGGTAAAGGAAAAATTCTTAACTTAGAAGGAGCCGGAGCAGACAAAAAAGCTGAAATTCATTTTGAAGTAGGCGGAATTAAAAAATTGCTGCTGCGTTTTGCAAAATTGAAACCAATAGGGTAG
- a CDS encoding L-threonylcarbamoyladenylate synthase, with translation MAKFIKIYPDNPNEKEIQKVVKILKEGGLVIYPTDTVYGLGCDITNSKALERIAKIKGIKLEKANFSFVCNDLSNISEYVKNLDTSSFKILKKALPGPYTFILEGNNNLPKEFKKKKTVGIRVPDNSIALELVKQLGNPIISTSIYDEDEVLEYTTDPELIFEKWQNKVDAVIDGGYGDNIASTIIDLTGPEPEVIREGKGAIDML, from the coding sequence ATGGCAAAATTTATAAAAATATATCCTGATAATCCTAACGAAAAGGAAATTCAGAAAGTTGTAAAAATATTAAAAGAAGGCGGTTTGGTAATTTATCCGACCGACACTGTTTATGGTTTGGGTTGCGACATTACCAACAGTAAAGCGCTGGAGCGTATTGCAAAAATCAAAGGAATTAAACTAGAAAAGGCAAATTTTTCTTTTGTTTGTAATGATTTGAGCAATATTTCTGAATATGTAAAAAATTTAGATACATCATCTTTCAAAATTCTCAAAAAAGCATTGCCAGGGCCCTACACTTTTATTTTAGAGGGAAACAACAATCTACCAAAAGAGTTCAAAAAGAAGAAAACAGTTGGTATCCGTGTACCCGATAACTCTATTGCATTAGAATTGGTAAAACAATTGGGAAATCCTATTATTTCAACATCTATTTATGATGAAGACGAGGTGCTTGAATATACAACAGACCCAGAATTGATTTTTGAAAAATGGCAAAACAAAGTTGATGCAGTAATAGACGGTGGCTATGGAGATAACATCGCATCAACTATTATTGATTTAACTGGCCCTGAACCAGAAGTTATTCGTGAAGGTAAAGGTGCTATTGATATGCTTTAA